A genomic region of Manihot esculenta cultivar AM560-2 chromosome 15, M.esculenta_v8, whole genome shotgun sequence contains the following coding sequences:
- the LOC110601879 gene encoding uncharacterized protein LOC110601879, which translates to MDTDRPHRSNSSNNSSSTTSSSELFICFTSRLSSSSMKISSKSILSPGRAGEPSQISLSNSLSRRLKSNGSMKGGQASPMFPTNGKKRGCAFENPEPSSPKVTCIGQVRVKTKKQGKKLRTRSQRSGDVSFRRVDQTNASNSSNLEPSTHQDFTHNHVNNQFLNQQQQHECLPHRNQRWVHLPLTICEALRAFGAEFNCFLPCRSSCMASQKEKDEKAAESSNSSSCGAVFARWMVAVQEGEGKGREIELVVGEEDEEEEEREDSTERRRSYRRHVFEEIEFKEEKYGEGNENMQGEEARVSICIPPKNALLLMRCRSDPVKMAALANKFWEAPVPNDEDEEDGEVDGNKEEEKKNVEVEAGVDGEEQRTVLEQEMKHGGDLMNESRVSCEAVDEHQIQETEASLVALEEDAEETEIRVNQQQEALLYDPSPSLEETEDPEYLKDQENEEELPQESEDNLEQRFIRAEEDEQERNISDDNVPIRQEDSEEAGEDLLEDQETKSAETARALAEECAIQETHEERHSICIQEEEEDENEGRGETMTHERPESGDPKIQEGQLDLKSKESENQPLLPDCLLLMMCEPKLSMEVSKETWVCSTDFIRWLPEHSRPVKKKEGGDEPKKKRISIDINPPPVHKNLQQPPRSSCSYPAKPPARASGAESMSTAMEQKLVGNKGIEPFVLTRCKSEPMRSAAKLAPEACFWKNRKLEPHRPPTLGVGEAGVGC; encoded by the coding sequence ATGGACACTGATAGACCCCATCGCTCCAACAGCAGCAACAACTCCAGCAGTACTACCAGCTCTAGCGAGCTCTTTATTTGCTTCACTTCTcgcctctcttcttcttccatgaAGATCTCTTCTAAGTCTATTCTTAGTCCTGGCCGCGCCGGGGAACCTTCTCAAATCTCTCTCTCCAACTCTCTTAGTAGAAGATTGAAATCTAATGGTAGCATGAAAGGCGGCCAAGCTTCTCCAATGTTCCCCACTAATGGCAAGAAACGTGGCTGTGCCTTTGAAAATCCTGAACCTTCTTCTCCCAAGGTTACCTGCATTGGTCAGGTCAGAGTGAAGACCAAGAAACAGGGCAAGAAACTCAGAACAAGATCTCAGAGAAGTGGTGACGTGAGTTTTAGAAGAGTAGACCAAACCAACGCCAGCAACAGTAGCAATCTCGAACCTAGTACCCATCAAGATTTTACACACAACCATGTAAATAATCAGTTTCTGAATCAGCAGCAACAGCATGAGTGCTTGCCTCATCGGAATCAGAGATGGGTTCATTTACCTCTGACCATATGCGAAGCTTTAAGGGCTTTTGGTGCTGAATTTAACTGCTTTCTACCCTGCCGATCCTCCTGTATGGCCAGCCAGAAAGAGAAGGATGAGAAGGCTGCGGAATCAAGCAATAGCAGCTCTTGTGGGGCGGTGTTTGCTCGGTGGATGGTGGCGGTGCAAGAGGGAGAAGGAAAGGGAagagagatagagttggtggtTGGGgaagaagacgaagaagaagaagaaagggaaGATAGTACGGAGAGGAGGAGGAGCTACAGGAGGCATGTTTTTGAAGAGATTGAATTCAAGGAAGAGAAATATGGAGAGGGAAATGAGAATATGCAAGGCGAGGAAGCAAGGGTGAGTATTTGCATCCCACCAAAGAATGCTTTGCTGTTGATGAGGTGCAGATCTGACCCTGTGAAAATGGCTGCTCTTGCTAATAAATTCTGGGAAGCACCTGTTCCAAATGATGAGGATGAGGAAGATGGTGAAGTTGATGGAAAcaaggaagaagaaaagaaaaacgtAGAAGTGGAAGCAGGCGTTGATGGAGAGGAGCAAAGAACAGTACTTGAGCAAGAAATGAagcatggaggagatttgaTGAATGAAAGCCGGGTTTCTTGTGAAGCCGTTGATGAACATCAAATTCAAGAAACTGAAGCGAGTCTGGTTGCTTTGGAGGAAGATGCAGAGGAAACAGAAATTCGGGTGAACCAGCAGCAAGAAGCTCTACTGTATGATCCTTCTCCTTCGCTGGAAGAAACCGAAGATCCAGAGTACTTGAAAGATCAAGAAAATGAAGAAGAGTTGCCCCAAGAAAGTGAAGATAATCTAGAACAAAGGTTCATCAGAGCAGAAGAAGATGAACAAGAGAGAAATATCAGCGATGATAATGTGCCCATACGTCAAGAAGATTCTGAAGAAGCTGGCGAAGACTTGCTAGAAGACCAAGAAACAAAATCAGCAGAGACCGCTCGAGCTTTAGCAGAAGAATGTGCAATACAAGAAACACATGAAGAGAGACATTCAATCTGCATacaagaagaggaggaagacgAAAACGAAGGCAGAGGAGAGACAATGACCCACGAAAGACCCGAATCCGGAGACCCGAAAATCCAAGAAGGTCAACTTGACTTGAAgtcaaaggagagtgaaaatcAGCCTCTGTTACCAGATTGCTTGCTGTTAATGATGTGTGAGCCCAAGCTGTCAATGGAGGTATCCAAGGAGACCTGGGTTTGCAGTACGGACTTCATCAGATGGTTACCAGAGCATTCAAGGCcagtcaagaaaaaggaaggtgGAGATGAGCCCAAGAAGAAACGGATCAGCATTGACATTAATCCTCCGCCTGTGCACAAAAACTTGCAGCAGCCACCTAGGTCTTCCTGTTCATATCCGGCTAAGCCGCCGGCTCGTGCCTCTGGCGCCGAGTCTATGTCTACAGCAATGGAGCAGAAACTGGTAGGAAACAAGGGTATTGAGCCGTTTGTGCTAACGCGCTGCAAGTCGGAGCCAATGAGGTCGGCGGCTAAGCTTGCACCAGAGGCTTGTTTTTGGAAGAATAGGAAACTGGAGCCGCACCGTCCGCCTACGCTAGGGGTCGGCGAGGCTGGGGTTGGGTGTTGA
- the LOC110601250 gene encoding uncharacterized protein LOC110601250, producing the protein MDYYDDDPFGTSSSRDAKVDSVHQLLEEGWFFGKLLTRKPKSSLMLRCYSDPSPNFDQAILAENNPFVDKSSPKEVAGNLIRAPVLPPCIGRKEEKQLTCRQLSGKILVQPPIKPTTRTVGIQENRRSNVITGQPSKHKLLRTPSLPPCIGREEVEEEEEEEENDDNITMSRLIRQAMPPRHTSKGMIQSSCTRRYRPPSNRKTQTIDTVKVSSKEKGNLGCSSQRNLHRSVSNIESQEVQGFKDLGFTFNKQGLNPSVVGILPGLQDDQKRTQDHQDQDKVRRKSQKAWHVQKQSCGPPIPIWAPKNSAQDIKAQLKYWARAVASNVR; encoded by the exons ATGGATTATTATGATGATGACCCTTTTGGGACATCCTCTAGTAGGGATGCAAAGGTGGATAGTGTTCATCAGCTTTTGGAGGAAGGTTGGTTCTTTGGGAAACTGCTCACCAGGAAACCAAAATCATCATTAATGCTTAGgtgctactctgatccttctccaAACTTTGATCAAGCAATTTTAGCAGAGAATAATCCTTTCGTAGACAAGTCTTCACCAAAGGAAGTTGCAGGTAATTTGATTCGTGCACCAGTATTGCCACCTTGTATAGGCcggaaagaagagaaacagcTGACCTGCAGGCAATTATCAGGTaaaattttggttcagccaCCCATCAAACCAACTACTCGTACAGTAGGTATTCAAGAGAATAGAAGGAGCAACGTGATTACAGGGCAACCATCAAAGCACAAATTACTTAGAACACCGTCTCTACCGCCTTGTATAGGGAGggaagaagtagaagaagaagaagaagaagaagagaatgatGATAATATTACAATGAGCAGATTGATTCGCCAAGCAATGCCTCCTCGTCATACTTCCAAG GGCATGATACAAAGTTCTTGCACGCGAAGGTACAGACCACCAAGTAACCGGAAAACGCAAACAATTGACACGGTAAAAGTTAGCTCTAAAGAAAAGGGGAATCTTGGATGCTCTAGCCAAAGAAATTTACACAGAAGCGTAAGTAATATTGAATCTCAAGAAGTGCAAGGGTTCAAGGACTTGGGATTCACATTCAACAAACAAGGCCTCAACCCAAGTGTTGTTGGAATCCTCCCTGGTTTGCAAGACGATCAAAAACGAACCCAAGATCATCAAGACCAAGATAAAGTGAGGAGGAAATCTCAGAAAGCATGGCATGTGCAAAAGCAAAGTTGCGGTCCTCCAATTCCCATTTGGGCTCCCAAGAATTCAGCACAGGACATAAAGGCACAACTCAAGTATTGGGCCAGAGCAGTCGCCTCTAATGTGCGATAG